Genomic DNA from Gemmatimonadaceae bacterium:
TCCCACGATCCATGGCCCGCCGCCGTGAAGCTCGTCATGGGCGCCCGCATGGCGCGCAGCGTGGGGCAGGGCGCGCTGGTGGTGGGCTTCACGTTGTACCTGCACGCCCTGGGGTGGACCGCCGCCAGCATCGGCATGGTGCTGTCCGCCGCGCTGCTGTTCGGCGTGGCGCTCACCCTGCTCGTCGGCCCGGCCAGCGACCGGCTGGGGCGCAAGCAGTTCCTGCTGGCCTACGAAGTGATCACGATCATCGCGGCCGTGCTGGCGCTGCTCAGCAGCCGCACCTGGATCCTCACGCTTGGCGCGGTGCTCGGCGGCTTCGGGCGCGGAGCCAACGGCGCGGCCGGCCCGTTCGGCCCGCTGGAACAGGCCTGGCTGGCGCAGGGGCTGCCGGCCTCGCAACGCCCGCGCGTGTTCAACCTGAACTCCACGCTCGGATTCATGGGCATGGCGGCCGGCGCGCTGCTCGCCGCGCTGCCCGGACTGTGGAGCGGCGCGCTGCCCGGCGCGCTGGCGTTCCGTCCGCTGTTCGTGCTCCCGCTGGTGGGCAGTGCCATCGGCTTCGTGCTCATCTGGAAGGCGCCCGACATCACGCCGCCCAGGCCCGCGGCGGTTCCTCGCGCGGCGGGCGCGGAGATCTCCTCGCCGGCCACCGACGCCGCGAGCGCTCCCTCGGCCGTCCGCCAGAAGGAGAACCGGCAGCTCGCGGGGCTCGCGTTCGCCAACACGCTCAACGGATTCGGCATCGGACTCGTGGCGCCGCTCATGGCGTACTGGTTCCTGCGCCGGTTCGGCCATGGACCGGCCACCATCGGCCCGGCGCTGGCGGCGAGCTTCGTGCTCGCGGCCGTGGGATCGCAGATCGCGCAGCGCATCGTCCCGCGGTTCGGCGTGGTGCGCACGGTGGTGGTCATGCGCGGCGTGGGATTGCTGCTCATGGTGCTCACCCCCTTCGTGCCGGTGTTCGGCCTGGCCGCGGCCATCTGGGCGGTGCGCGCGGCGTTCAACCAGGGCACGCTGGGCGTGCGGCAGGCGCTGACCATGGGGCTCACGCGGCAGCATCGCCAGGGGCTGGCGGCCACGGTGAACAACGTGTCCATCCAAGTGCCGCGCGCCATCGGCCCGGCCATCGCCGGCCTGATGCTGCATCAGGGCTGGCTCACGGCGCCGTTCGTGGTGGCGGCGATGTTCCAATTGGGTTATCTGGTGGTGTACCAGCGCTTCTTCGGCGGGCTTGAGACCGCGGCCGCGTGACGCGGAGCCGCCATCCCCGGGTCTGGTCTGAAGCTGTACCCAGCCCGCAACACTTCCACCCCACGCGACCCATGATCCGCACCGTCCGCCCGCTCCGCGCCGCCGTTCTGCTGGCCGCGCTCGCCACGCCCGCCGCGCTCCTGGCGCAGGTCACCACGCCTCGACCCGCCACGGCACAGCAGGCCGACCAGGACGGCCGCACGCTCCTGCCGATGCCGGTGGGCAAGAGCATCGCCTTCCGGCAGATCGGACCGGCGATCAGCGGCGGCCGCGTCTCGGCGGTGGCCGGCGTGCCCGGCAACAACGTGACCTACTACGTGGGCACGGCCGACGGCGGCGTCTTCCGCACCACCAACGGCGGCGACACGTGGACGGCCGAGTTCCAGCATCAGCCGGTGCTGTCCATCGGCGCGCTGGCCGTGGACCCCGTGAATCCCGAAGTGGTGTGGGCCGGCACGGGCGAGGGCAACGTGCGCAACAACGTCTCGTTCGGCGACGGCATCTACAAGTCCACGGACGGCGGCGCGCACTGGACCAACATGGGCCTCGCCGGCACGCTCCAGATTCCGCGCATCGTCATCGACCCGCACCACCCGAACACGGTGCTGGTGGCGGCCATGGGCAGCCCGTGGCAGGACAGCCCGGACCGCGGCGTGTACCGCACCACGGACGGCGGCAGGACCTGGGAGAAGGTGCTGTACATCGCGCCGGGCGTGGGCGCGGCCGACCTCGCCATGGACCCGGTGAACCCGAACGTGCTGTATGCCAGTACGTATAAGTTCCGCCGCACGGCATGGAGCTACGCCGACGGCGGCCCGGAAGACGCCATCTACAAGTCGGTGGACGGAGGGACCACCTGGACCCGCCTGTCCGGCCACGGGCTGCCCACCACGCCGGTCAGCCGCATCGGGCTGGCCGTGGCGCCCAGCCAGCACGACCGCGTGTACGCGGCGATCGGCTCCACGGAGGGCGTGATCTGGCGCTCCGACGACGCCGGCGCCAACTGGACGCTGGTGAGCAAGGACCAGGAAGCCGACGTGCGCGCATTCTACTTCTCGCATGTGGCGGTGGATCCCACCAACCCCGAGCACGTGTTCACGCTGTCCATGTTCCTCATGGACTCGCACGACGGCGGCGCGCACTTCACGCCCATCGCGCAGCAGAACCACGTGGACAACCACGCCATCTGGATCGATCCCTCGGGCTCGGGACGCATCATCGAGGGCAACGACGGCGGCGTCATCCTGTCGCGGGACGACGGCGCGCACTGGGCGTTCGTGCACAACCTGGCCATCGGACAGTTCTATCACGTGACGGCCGACAACGAGTTCCCGTACCTGGTGTGCGGTGGCCTGCAGGACAACAGCTCCTGGTGCGGACCGGGCTGGAGCCAGGACCCCAAGGGCGTGCTCGACCGGCAGTGGTTCGCGTTGAACGGCGGCGACGGCATCTACGCGGTGCCGGCGGCCGATAACCCCGGCATCATCTACAACAGCACGCAGAACGGCGTGCTCATGGCGTTCGACCGCGCCACGCAGCAGGTGCACGACATCGAGCCCTATCCGATCGACTTCTCGGGCGAGGGCGTGGCCAACCTGCAGTATCGCTGGGACTGGGAGTCGGGCTTCGCCGTGTCGCCGCAGAACCCGAGCGTGCTCTACGCCGGCGCCAACGTGGTGTTCCGCAGCGCCGACCACGGCCGCACCTGGAAGCCGATCAGCCCCGACCTGACGATGAACGACAAGAGCAAGCAGCAGTCGTCGGGCGGCGACGTCATGAAGGACAATTCGGGCGCCGAGGCGTACGACGCCATTCTCATCGTGACGCCGGCGCCGAGCGACGCCGACGTGCTGTGGGTGGGCACCGACGACGGGCTGGTGCAGGTGACGCGCGACGGCGGCGCGCACTGGACCAACGTCACCGGCCACATCCCCGGGCTGCCGGCCTGGGGGCGCGTGGAGTCGGTGAAGGTGTCGCCCACGAACGCCGGCGAGGCGGTGATCGCCGTGGACCGCCACTTCAGCGGCGACTTCAAACCGTACGTCTATGCGACGAGCGACTACGGGCAGACCTGGCATTCGATCGTCGGCGATCTGCCGGCCGGCGTGTATGCGCGTTCCGCCATGCAGGACCCCAGGAATCCGCGCATGTACTACGCCGGCCTCGAGAACGGCCTCTACACCACGTGGGACGCCGGCGCGCACTGGTACCTGATGGGACTCGGACTGCCCAACGTGTCGGTGTACGACATGTACATGCAACCGCAGCAGCACGACCTGATCCTCGGCACGCACGGGCGGTCGGTGTGGGTGCTGGACGACGTGACGCCCCTGGAGCAGTTCACGCCCACCGCGGCCAGCGCGCCACTGCGCCTCTTCCCGATCAGGAACGCAGATCGGTTCTGGCCCTGGTCGCAGGTGGAGTTCCTGGGCGACGGTGCGTTCTACGGTCAGAACCCGGCCTACGGCGCGATGATCAGCTACGCACTCGGCGATTCCGCGAAGACGCCGGGCAAGCTGGTGATCACCGATGCGCAGGGGCGGGTGGTGCGCACCATGGATGGCCTGCGCGAGCCGGCCGCCGATGGCGCGGCCGACAAGGGCAAGCCCTGGGTGCCGATGGCCGCGGGCATGCACCGCATCTATTGGGATCTCCGCGCGCAGGGCCCGGTGCGCTGGAACGGCGCCAAGGAGTTCAACAAGGGCCCGCAGAGCGGGGCGCTGGTGCCTCCGGGCACGTACACGGCCACGCTGACCGTGGACGGGCACGTGGAGTCGCAGACCTTCCAGGTGGCGAGCGATCCGCGCTCGCACGCGGCGCCCGCCGACATGCAGGCCCAGTACGCGTTCACCGCGTCGCTGATGCACCGCCTGTCGCAGCTCGACGTGGCGCTCAACCGGCTGGACGGGATGCGCGCGCAGGCCACGGCGCTGGCCTCCGCGGTCAAGGGCACGCCCAACGAGCAGCCGGTGGTGGATGCGGTCAAGGCGCTCGAGGCGCGCATGGACTCGGTGGAGGCGAACATCACCAGCAATCCGCAGGCCATCGAGTCGTCCGTGCGGGTGCCCGATCGCATTCGCGAACACCTATCGGCGTTGGATGGGATCGCCGAGGGCAGCGATCAGGCGCCCACCGAGGCGCAGTTGGCGCAGCAGGCGCTGCTCGAACCCGAGTATCAGGCCGCGGTGCAGGGGTTCAACGACTTCCTTACGGGCCGGCTCGCGGCGTTCAACCAGGCGATGGCGCGGCTGGGGCTCACCGGGCTGGTGGCCGGGGGGCCGTTGCAGCTCTAGCCGGGCCCGGTCGCGCTACACGCCCCGGGTTCCTGGCTAGACGTCGATCTTGCGGTGCCCGACCATCCGCAGGGCCCGATTGATGGCGGCGTGCAGAATCATGTACACCACCAGGGCGATCACGATCGGCACCACGAGCGTGGTGCCGCCGGCGCTGAAGTTGTCGACGATGCCGCGGAACGGCGCGTAGAACGGGCCGGTCACCGTGCCGATGAACTGCACGAACCCGTTGGACGACCGCGCGGCGATGAGCGCGAGCGCCAGACGGATGGTGAGCAGCGTATAGAGCAGGTAGAAGGCGTAATCGATGAACTGCGATGACCGCGCCGCCGTGCGTGACTGGCGCGTGTCCACATCGGCGACTCTGGGATCGTTCATGGCTTCCCTGGGGTTGGGCGATACTCAATGAGTATCGGGCGCGGGGCGCCACGGCCATCGCTCGATGGGCCTACTCCCCCATCACAATTCGTGCGCCACGCGGATCATCATTGCCGCCGCGGCGAGCATGCCCGCGTACACCGCCGCCACCGAGGGGCGGAGCCGCACGGGGACCGGCGCGCGACCGTTCGTGCCCGTGCACTCGTACACGAACGCCGGCGGCGTATTCCGCACGGTGAACCGCACGTACACGTCCGCGTAGCGGTCGGCCAGCTTGGGGTAGTGGCTCAGGCTGTACTGGTACTGGTGAAACCGCCCGTCGGGCCGCAGGCAGGCGCGGCTCACGTCGAGAATGCGGTCCACCACGGCCTGGTCCATGATCTTGAGCGGCAGGCTCGACACCACGGCGTCCACCCGCTCGATGCCTTCCTCGGCCAGCACCGTGGGCAGCGCGCTGGCGCAGGCGTGCCGCACCACGAGCCGCGGATCACCGATGCGGCGGCCCGCCTCGACGAAGGCCGGGTTGATCTCCAACGAGATGAGCCGCGCGTCGGGCCGCATGCGCTCGAGAATGGCTCGCGTGACGCAGCCCGTGCCCACGCCGAGTTCCACGAGCACCGTGGCGCGGTCGAAGTCGATCCCGGCCAGCAGCCGGCGCACCAGATACCGCGAACTCGGCATGATCGTGCCCGACGTGCGGAGGCTCGTGAGGTGCTTGATCAGGGGGGAATCCTTGACGAGGGCGGGAACCACAGTCACGGTACTGGCCGCTTGGATCATACCCCGGGCGTGCCGGAGCGGTCCGTCTTCCGTACTGGAAATCATACCCCGAAACCGCCGGGGCACCAGTCCCCGGGGCTCGGGGCCGGGCCCGAGCCCTGCCGCGCCGGACCAGGCCGGCCCCCGCGTATCGCGCCCCGATGCCGATTCTGGTACGTTATCCCGAGTCGACGTAGCTCCCTGCTCGCCACGGTGCCGGAGTCCACCCCCCGGGATCTGCAACCGGCCACCGAGTTCCGCGTGCCACTCCCGGAGGCATGATGAAGAAGGTCCTGCGTTCGTTCGCGTTGGTGTTGGTGCTCGCGGCCTGCGGCACGAAGCCGCCCGACCCGGAGCTGCACTTTGCCACCGTCGGGTTCGTGCTCACGCTGCCGGCCGGCATGCAGGCGGCGCTCGACGCCGTGGCGCCCAACTTCCGCACCGTGCGCATCGATTCGTTCCGCTCCGATGTGAGCCAGGCCGCGGCCATGGCCGGCGGCGGACTGCAATCCATGTTCGCGACGATCGGCGACTTCGACGGCGACGGCACCAAGGACGTGATCGTCGAGGGCGCGGCCCCGGGAGACTCGGCGCTGCACGTGATCGCGATCATGAACGGCAAGACGCCCCGCGCCTTCGAGGTCACGCGCTTTCCCGTGTACGACGCCGACGCGGTGGGCATCTACCTCTCCAAGGCGCCCGGCAACCAGACGGGATCGTTCGAAGTGGTGAACTACCCGGACGTGTCCACGCTCTACACGTACAAGTCGGGCGGCTTCGTGGGGACCAAGCTCGGCCCCTGACCTCAGGCGCCTTGCACCGTCAGCTTGGCCACGCCGAACACGCGGTTGCCCTGCGTGCGGAGCACCACCTCGTACGCACCCGGCGGCACGGCGCCGTCGGTGGGGTGCCACACATCCCACACGCGGAACCCGGCGTGGTCGGCGACGATCTCGATGTCGCGCGACTCGCGCACGGTCCGGCCGTCGCGGCGCCACTCGAGCTGGACCATCGCCGGCAGCGCCGACGGCGCGAACACCTGGACGACCACGGCCAGCGAGCTGCCCACGCTCGAGGTCGGGGCGGGGCTGCGCAGCGAATCCTGCATGGCGAGCGTTCCCCGGTCCACGTCCCGCGCGAACGTGGCGCTCTCCATGCGGAGCGGCACGGGCGGCACCAGCACCGGGAATCCGATGGCCACGGTCAGGAAGCCCGCGGCCGCGGCGACGAGCCCGGCCGTCACGCGCCGGCGGCCGTGGATGAACCGCCAGCCCAGCGGCAGGGCGGCGGCGAGGGCGAGCAGCGCGGCCACCGGCGTCGCGAACCGCAGCTGCAGCCCGAACAGCAGCGGCAGGAGCAGGTTGAGCGCGCCGAACGCGACGATCGCGAAGAACGTCAGCCCGAAGATGGGCCGCGTGCGCAGCCAGCGGTCGAACACCAGGTCGATGCACGAGAACACGGCCAGCCCGCCCAGCAGCGCCAGAAACGCCACGTTCGGCGAATCGACCACCGTGGAGTACGCGTAGAAGGGCAGGAGGAAGAACAGCGTCTCCTGGTACATCACGCGCGTGATGTACGACGTGACCTCGTGGGCCAGCCGGGGTGGCGCCGCTCTCGAACCGGAGCCGGGGGTCCGGGTCCCCGCCGCGCTCGGGACGCGGCCGAAGTACAGCGTGGACGCCCACGTCAGCACGAGGAACACCACCACCCAGAGCACCAGCCGATAGCGTTCGCGCGCCAGGAACACGACGGCGATCCCCGAGGCGAGCGCCCAGGTGGAGTGGAGCATCCAGAACAGGCGCCGGTGGCTTTCCCAGAAGTGGTGCAGCCCCGCCAACGGCCGCTCGGTCACGGCGAGGCGCGCCCGCCGCGGTCGAGTCTGGCGAAGTCGTCGTCGGACAGCTGCACCGCGGCGGCGGCGACGTTCTCCCGCAGGTGGTCGGGATTGCTCGTGCCGGGAATGGGCAGCATCACCTTCGAGCGCCGGAGCGTCCACGCGAGCGCCACCTGGCTCGTGGTCGCGCCCATCCGGGCGGCGAGCTTGGACAGCGCCGAGCCCGGGGCGGCGAGCTTGCCGGCCGCGAGCGGGTACCAGGGAATGAACCCGATGTGGTGCGCGTCGCAGTAGTCGAGCACGGCCTCGCTCTTGCGCGTGACCATGTTGTACTCGTTCTGCACCGTGGCCACGCGGAAGAACTTCTGGGCGGCCTGGATCTCCTCCACGTTCACCTCGCTCAGCCCGACGTGCCGGATGAGCCCCTCCTTCTGCATCTCGGCGATCACGCCGAACTGCTCGTCGCGCGGCACCTTGGGGTCGATGCGGTGCAGCTGCCACAGATCGATGCGCTCCACGCCCAGCCGCCGCGCGCTGAGCATCACGCACTGGCGCAGGTACTCGGGGCGGCCGAGCTGCGCCCACTTGTTGGGCCCGGTGCGGACGAAGCCGCCCTTGGTGGCGATCACCAGCCCCGTGTACGGGTGGAGCACCTCGCGGATCAGCTCCTCGCTCACGAACGGGCCGTAGCTGTCGGCGGTGTCGATGAAGTTCACGCCCAGTTCGGGGAGCAGGGCGAGCGTCTTGCGCGCCGCGGCCGGGTCGGCGGGATCGCCCCAGACGCCCGGGCCCGTGATGCGCATGGCGCCGAAGCCCAGGCGATTGACGATGAGGTCGCCGCCGATGGTGAACTGGCCGGCCGCGGCGGCATTGATCTTCTTGGACTCGACGGTCATACCGATCTCCTTGGTGTCCTCGAAGTCTAACCGGGACGAGACCTATCCGTCGGTACGGTAGCAATGTTCCGGCGCCGGGAAGGCGCCGCGCCGCACCTCGAGCGCGTATTCGCCGAACGCCTGCTCGATCTGTGCGCCCACGCACGCGTACCGCTTGACGAACCGGGGCGCGATGTCACCCACGAAGTTGCCGAGCATGTCGTGCGAGATGACGAGCTGCCCGTCCACGTGCGGGCCGGCGCCGATGCCGTACACGATCACGTCCAGCCGCTCGCGCACGCACGCCGCCGCCGCCGCGGGCAGCGCCTCGAGCAGGATGGCGAACGCGCCGGCATCCTGCAGGGCGAGCGCGTCGTCGATGAGGTGCTGGATGGCGGCGGGCGTCTTGCCCTGCACGCGGTAGCCGCCAAGCTGGGCCAGGTTCTGCGGCGTGAGCCCCAGGTGCCCCATGACGCAGATGCCGGCGTTCACCATGGCCCGCACGCGACCGGCGACGCGGGCGCCGCCCTCGCACTTGACCGCGTCGCAGCCCAGGGCAATGAAGCGGCCGGCGTTGCGCACCGCGTCCTCGTCGCTCGTCTGGTATGACAGAAATGGCAAGTCGCCCACGACGAAGGCGCGGGGCGCGGCGCGGCAGACGCACTTCACGAACACGCTCATCTCGTCCATCGTGATGCCGACCGTGGACGGCAGGCCCATCATCGTCATCGCGGCGGAGTCGCCGACGAGGATCAGGTCCACGCCGGCGCGGTCGGCGTAGACCGCGGTGGGATAGTCGTAGGCGGTGACGAACACCGCTTTCTGGCCGCGGGCGCGGAGCGTGGCGAGCGTGTGGGTGGTGGTCTTGGGACGGGCGGCGGTCACGGGGACCTCCCAAAAAACACGAGGCCCGCGGGACGACCGCGGGCCTGAGCTTTTTAGCGAATTGTTTAACGTGGCTGCAATACGCGGCAAATCACCACGGGATCAGTTGTGGGGGAAGGGTAGGGGGAGGGCGTGCCCGGCGTCAAGTGTAGGACGGTAGGAGGGTAGGGGGGTAGGGGGGAACTGCGTTACGCAGTCTGCCGTCCTACCCCCCTACAGTCCTACCGCCCTACTGCTCCAGCAACGGCGTTCCAACCGTCGACGCGCTCAGCCCTTGACATCCGTCGACCCGCCGCCGATACTCGTTTCTGACAATTGAACACCCGTGGTGATTTGCCGCCTATTGCTGCCACGTTAAACAAGAGCTAAAACGCGATTGCCCGGGCGGCCGTATCCGCTCGGGCTTTGTCGTGGACGCGCACTCGGCGTCGGGAATCCGTTTTCCCGCGCCGCGTGCGTCTCGCGTATGTCGTTGGCGGCCCTCTTCAGCCGGACCGCAGACATGAGCGCCACGACTCGCAAGCCGATCGCGATCTTCCACGAGCACCCGGACTGGTTCAGGCCGCTGTTCGCCGAGTTGGATCGCCGCCGCATCCCGTACGTTCGTCTCGATGCGGCTGCGCACGCCTTCGATCCCGCTGAGCGATGCGACGACGTGCCATACTCGCTGGTTTTCAATCGCGCGAGCCCGTCCGCGTACCTGCGCGGCCACGCCAACAGCACCTTCTTCACCCTCCATTGGCTGCGCCATCTGGAGCGGCTCGGCGTTCCGGTGGTGAACGGGGCCGACGTGTACGCGCTGGAACTGTCCAAGGCCACGCAGCTCGACCTCACCGCATCGCTGGGACTGCCCTTTCCGAGAGCGCGCGCCATCAACGATCCGTCGCGCGCGGTGCATGCGGCGCGCGACGCGGGGCTTCGGTACCCGGTGCTGATCAAGGCCAACGTTGGCGGCTCGGGGGCCGGCATCGTCCGCTACGAGTCCGAAGCCGCGTTGGCGGGCGCGGTGTCGCGCGGCGAGGTCCAACTCGGCGTCGACGGCGTGGCGCTGGTCCAGGAATCGGCGCCACTTCGCGACGGCCACATCACCCGCGTCGAGACGCTGGGCGGCAAGTATCTCTACGCGATCAACGTCTATCCGGCCGTGGGGTCGTTCGATCTCTGCCCGGCCGACGCCTGCCGGCGCGCCGACGGCGTGGAACTCGTTCGCTCGGCGTGCGCCGTGGACGCGCCCACGACGGGGCTCCGTGTGGAGGCGTACACGCCGCCGCCCGAGATCATCGCCGAGGTGGAGCGCATCTCGCACGAAGCACGCCTCGACGTGGGCGGCATCGAGTACCTCGTGGACGACCGCGACGGCCGGCACTACTTCTACGACATCAATGCGCTCTCCAACTTCGTGGCCGACGCCGCTAACGTGATCGGCTTCGATCCGTTCGCGAAGCTGGTGGACTACCTGGAGCGGCGTGCCCTCACCGCGGATCGTGCCCCGCGGCCGGTCCCCGGTGCGCAGGCCGAGCGTGGGCGTCACGCCGCCGAGCTGCGCCAGGCGGCGCTCCCATGAGGTACGGCTACTGGCTTCCCGTGTTCGGCGGCTGGCTGCGCAACGTGCCCGACGAAGGCATGGACGCCTCGTGGGAATACGTGAAGCGCTTGGCGCAGCGCAGCGAGGAGATCGGGTTCGACCTCACGCTCATCGCCGAGCTGCTGCTCAACGACATCAAGGGCATCCATGCGCCGTCGCTGGACGCCTGGTCCACGGCCGCGGCGCTGGCGGCGGTCACCAAACGGCTGGAGCTGATGGTGGCGGTGCGGCCGTCCTTTCACCCACCGGCCATCTTCGCCAAGCAGGCGGCGACGATCGATCGGATCGCGAACGGCCGGCTGGCGCTCAACGTGGTCTCGGCCTGGTGGAAGGACGAAGCGCGCCGCTACGGCGCCGCGTTCGACGAGCACGACGATCGCTACGCGCGCACCGGCGAATGGCTGGACGTGGTGGACGGCGCGTGGCGCGAAGCCTCGTTCAGCTATGGCGGCGCGGTTTATCGCGCCGAGGATCTGGTGCTCGAGCCCAAGCCGGTGGCGACGGCGGCGCGACACGGCCGGACGCGCCCCACGATCTACGCCGGCGGGGAGTCGGAAACGGCCAGGAACCTGATCGCACGCCAGTGCGACGCGTACGTGATGCACGGCGATCCGCCGGATCGCATCGCGCCGAAGATCGCGGATCTCAAGCGGCGACGCGAGGAGGCGTCGGAGACTCTGTACCGCGCCACGGGCCAGGAACTGCGGCCGCTCACGTTCGGCGTGGCGGGATACGCGATCGTGCGTGACAGCGAGCGCGAAGTGAACGCCGAGCTGGAGCGCATCACGAATGTCACCGCGGGCTCGCCAGGGTACGGGAACTACCAGGACTGGCTGCAGAACACCAAGCTCGACCAGCAGGTGAGTCTGCGCGAATATTCCGTGAGCAATCGTGGGCTGCGCGCCGGGCTCACGGGGACGGCAGAGCAGGTGGCCGACCGGGTACGCGAGTTCGCCGACGTGGGCGTGGATCTGCTGCTGTTGCAGTGCAGCCCACAACTCGAGGAGATGGAGCGGGTGGGGGAGGAAGTGATAGCGCTTTTGGACGGTAGGACGGTAGGACAGTAGGGGGGTAGGACGGATAACTGCGAACGCAGTCCCGTCCTACCCCCCTACTGTCCTACCGTCCTACTTCTTGATCGGTACCGATTTCCCTGCCGCCGAGTCCCCCGCCGGAATCGGCGGCAGCGCCGCGCCGAGCGACGGGAAATAGTCCTGGAGGTTGAGCGCCTTCACGATGCCCTGGGCGTCGCGCATCACGCGCGCTTCGCCCGCCGTGTCGCCCACGGACTGCTCGGTCTGTCCCAACTCGATGGCCGTGGCCATGTACAGGTACGGGATGCCGATGGACGGCTTGTCCACCCAGCCGTGGCGCTTGGCCAGCGACTTGGGGGCCAGGAACACGTTGTTCCAGAGATCCTTGGACGTGGCGAGATCGAAGTAGCCGTCGCCCTCCACGCGCACGGTGTCGGGGCCCATCGTCTTGGGCGGGATGAAGATCTTGGACGCGAGGCCCTGCGTGAGCGTGTAGTTGTCCAGGCCCAGCGTGTGCGCGTAGTTGCCCGCCGTGCGGCTGATGTAGATGGGCCGGTCCTGATAACTATCGCCGATCATCCGCAGCACGAACACGCCGGCGCGATCGAGGTATCCGGTGCCGCCCTCGTCCTGCGGCAGGTTCTTCGGGTTGATCGTCGCCTCGATGGGGCCGATCCGATATGTGGTGGGCTGCGTGATCGGATAGTACGCCGGCACGGAGTCGGCCTGCGCGGTGGTCATGTGCAACGGCCCGGTGGTGGGCTTGGGCCACACCTTGCCGCGATACAGGGCCGGCCCTGCGGCCGCGTCATACTGGTAGATGGGCCGCCGGATGAGCTGCCGCACGTACCAATCGGTGTTGAGCAGCGACGTGTTGGCCACCACGACGTCCTTGCGGATGCCCTCCACGTCCTGCGCGTACCAGAGCGGGAAGGTGTCGTTGTCGCCCAC
This window encodes:
- a CDS encoding MFS transporter, whose amino-acid sequence is MTPSHDPWPAAVKLVMGARMARSVGQGALVVGFTLYLHALGWTAASIGMVLSAALLFGVALTLLVGPASDRLGRKQFLLAYEVITIIAAVLALLSSRTWILTLGAVLGGFGRGANGAAGPFGPLEQAWLAQGLPASQRPRVFNLNSTLGFMGMAAGALLAALPGLWSGALPGALAFRPLFVLPLVGSAIGFVLIWKAPDITPPRPAAVPRAAGAEISSPATDAASAPSAVRQKENRQLAGLAFANTLNGFGIGLVAPLMAYWFLRRFGHGPATIGPALAASFVLAAVGSQIAQRIVPRFGVVRTVVVMRGVGLLLMVLTPFVPVFGLAAAIWAVRAAFNQGTLGVRQALTMGLTRQHRQGLAATVNNVSIQVPRAIGPAIAGLMLHQGWLTAPFVVAAMFQLGYLVVYQRFFGGLETAAA
- a CDS encoding YggT family protein codes for the protein MNDPRVADVDTRQSRTAARSSQFIDYAFYLLYTLLTIRLALALIAARSSNGFVQFIGTVTGPFYAPFRGIVDNFSAGGTTLVVPIVIALVVYMILHAAINRALRMVGHRKIDV
- a CDS encoding methyltransferase domain-containing protein, whose translation is MTVVPALVKDSPLIKHLTSLRTSGTIMPSSRYLVRRLLAGIDFDRATVLVELGVGTGCVTRAILERMRPDARLISLEINPAFVEAGRRIGDPRLVVRHACASALPTVLAEEGIERVDAVVSSLPLKIMDQAVVDRILDVSRACLRPDGRFHQYQYSLSHYPKLADRYADVYVRFTVRNTPPAFVYECTGTNGRAPVPVRLRPSVAAVYAGMLAAAAMMIRVAHEL
- a CDS encoding DUF5924 family protein, giving the protein MTERPLAGLHHFWESHRRLFWMLHSTWALASGIAVVFLARERYRLVLWVVVFLVLTWASTLYFGRVPSAAGTRTPGSGSRAAPPRLAHEVTSYITRVMYQETLFFLLPFYAYSTVVDSPNVAFLALLGGLAVFSCIDLVFDRWLRTRPIFGLTFFAIVAFGALNLLLPLLFGLQLRFATPVAALLALAAALPLGWRFIHGRRRVTAGLVAAAAGFLTVAIGFPVLVPPVPLRMESATFARDVDRGTLAMQDSLRSPAPTSSVGSSLAVVVQVFAPSALPAMVQLEWRRDGRTVRESRDIEIVADHAGFRVWDVWHPTDGAVPPGAYEVVLRTQGNRVFGVAKLTVQGA
- a CDS encoding aldo/keto reductase, coding for MTVESKKINAAAAGQFTIGGDLIVNRLGFGAMRITGPGVWGDPADPAAARKTLALLPELGVNFIDTADSYGPFVSEELIREVLHPYTGLVIATKGGFVRTGPNKWAQLGRPEYLRQCVMLSARRLGVERIDLWQLHRIDPKVPRDEQFGVIAEMQKEGLIRHVGLSEVNVEEIQAAQKFFRVATVQNEYNMVTRKSEAVLDYCDAHHIGFIPWYPLAAGKLAAPGSALSKLAARMGATTSQVALAWTLRRSKVMLPIPGTSNPDHLRENVAAAAVQLSDDDFARLDRGGRASP
- the panB gene encoding 3-methyl-2-oxobutanoate hydroxymethyltransferase produces the protein MTAARPKTTTHTLATLRARGQKAVFVTAYDYPTAVYADRAGVDLILVGDSAAMTMMGLPSTVGITMDEMSVFVKCVCRAAPRAFVVGDLPFLSYQTSDEDAVRNAGRFIALGCDAVKCEGGARVAGRVRAMVNAGICVMGHLGLTPQNLAQLGGYRVQGKTPAAIQHLIDDALALQDAGAFAILLEALPAAAAACVRERLDVIVYGIGAGPHVDGQLVISHDMLGNFVGDIAPRFVKRYACVGAQIEQAFGEYALEVRRGAFPAPEHCYRTDG
- a CDS encoding LLM class flavin-dependent oxidoreductase, with the protein product MRYGYWLPVFGGWLRNVPDEGMDASWEYVKRLAQRSEEIGFDLTLIAELLLNDIKGIHAPSLDAWSTAAALAAVTKRLELMVAVRPSFHPPAIFAKQAATIDRIANGRLALNVVSAWWKDEARRYGAAFDEHDDRYARTGEWLDVVDGAWREASFSYGGAVYRAEDLVLEPKPVATAARHGRTRPTIYAGGESETARNLIARQCDAYVMHGDPPDRIAPKIADLKRRREEASETLYRATGQELRPLTFGVAGYAIVRDSEREVNAELERITNVTAGSPGYGNYQDWLQNTKLDQQVSLREYSVSNRGLRAGLTGTAEQVADRVREFADVGVDLLLLQCSPQLEEMERVGEEVIALLDGRTVGQ